The following coding sequences lie in one Spinacia oleracea cultivar Varoflay chromosome 1, BTI_SOV_V1, whole genome shotgun sequence genomic window:
- the LOC110803566 gene encoding EKC/KEOPS complex subunit cgi121: protein MQSEKLEPEAAFINASLIPDVFPVLEAAHKALPSKARNSLTTRTQHSELVYNYSESKHITSSLKRRGISDSCTYMPAACFDASVNEIKATQDLIKGKEIGLEELAGRENQSQIQKYFNKAPPTY from the exons ATGCAATCAGAAAAGTTGGAGCCAGAAGCTGCTTTCATTAATGCTTCTCTT ATTCCTGATGTCTTCCCTGTTCTAGAAGCTGCCCACAAGGCTCTACCGTCGAAAGCTCGAAACTCTCTAACTACAAGGACACAACATTCTGAGCTAGTTTACAATTATTCGGAATCTAAGCAT ATTACATCATCTTTAAAAAGGCGTGGGATTTCTGATAGTTGTACCTATATGCCTGCTGCATGTTTCGATGCTTCAGTAAATGAG ATTAAAGCCACCCAAGACTTAATCAAGGGAAAGGAGATTGGTTTGGAGGAGCTGGCAGgaagagaaaatcaaagccaaatTCAAAAG TATTTTAACAAAGCTCCTCCCACGTATTGA